Genomic window (Rubeoparvulum massiliense):
CGAAGCGTATGTAACTTATGTTCCTCTCCCCGTTCCATCCACTGTGAAAAATTTACATGACTCGTAATATCCTTCTGACCCGGCTGTGATAATAGCTCATCATCTAGCTGATGCTCCTTAAAAGCACGAAGGGTCCCATGCTTGCGCTGTGGCAGATAGAGTTGTTCACGTGTTAGCCCATAATCGATGGTGATGAGATAGCCACGCTCTAGTAATTGACTGATTTGTTGCTGCCATTGAAGCATGGCTAGATTCACTTCCATCCGCTGACCTACCATGGCTTGCACTTGTTCTTGTTGAACCCAATCATGTATCTGCTCATCTTCAATGGGATAAAGTACTTCGATAAATCGTTGCCTTTCTTCGTCCCATCTTACATAGATCTCTTCCCAAGCTTCATCGGTAAATTGTAGCCAATGCACAGGAAATGCATCCAGTAATTCATTGGATAGGACGATTCCCTGAAATGCAGAAAGTGCAGTTAATGATGGGATAATATGAACTCGCTTTTCATGGCGCTGCACCATATCCTCGATCATTTGGCGGTGTGTAGGACTCTGCTCTACAATGGTATAAGTTAAGCGGTTGTAGAGAGGATTCCCCTGTAAGGCATCTAAGATTTGACAGGCTAATCTTCCGTTTCCTCCACCGACCTCCACAAGTGTCATCCTTTGATCGAGGAACATCTTCTCACCAATCTCTGCAATGGCTAATGCCAATGCCCTACCAAACACATCCCCTACCATAGGACTAGTATAAAAATCACCATCTTTACCAATCTTCACTCTCTGCTGTTGATAGTATCCCCAACGCTCATGATAAAGTGCCGCTTCCATCCAATCGGAAAATGAAATTGCTTTTTTAGGAGAAGCGTTGATTTGATCTTGTAATAGTCTTTCTAAGTTTTCCATCCAATCCTCCCCAGACAGCATGTCCAAATTTTTATTTTATACCATTGACATAGTGTTAACGTGATATTATACTGAAAATGAACCATCTTACATCAGTATGATGTTATGGGTAATCCTCCCACCCTCTGTAGGTTCATTATTTTACCTCCCCCAAACAACCTTCGTTATAGAAGGTTGTTTTTTTGTCTTAAATTTTTGTCTTAACAATGTAGACTTGAAAGTAAGCATCGTTCTGTAGTGGATTTCCTGTCAAAACCATGCAATTTTTTTCATCAAATGTCAAGAAACGCAGACATTTTTTCCTTTTCATTATATAATGAGATGGATATTGATAAAAGTGAGAGGAGCATTTTGCATGAAGTTTCAAAAAAAGATTTTCCTACTTTTCTTGTTATTAGCAATCTCAGTTACCATGATCACTGGCTGTGGATCCAGTGTAAGTGGAAATCCGAAGGGTTCACTTCAAGACGCTGTAGTTAAATTTGGCGAAGCCAAATCCTATAATTACTCAGGCTCGTTTACCCTCAACTTTGATTTAGATGAAAATTTCTTAGCTACGGATCCAGAGGCAGCTGAAGGTTTGGCCATTTTAAATTCTAGTGTGATTAACTTCCGCGGGGCACAAACCTTGGAGCCATTCCAAGCAGAGTTTGAATTATCCACTGAGGTTGATTACCAAGGGCTAAAATTATCCATTGAGATTCCAATCTTTATGAATACCGAAGCAATGTGGATCAAGGTTCCTGAATTCCTCGCAACATTTGATCCAACATTTGAAGCATTAAGCGGGAAGTATGTTGAGCTTAATTTTGCTGAGCTCGCAGAAATGTCTGGAGAAGAAGTTCCTGACCTTGCGAAGGAAATGAAAGCGCAAATGGAGCTTCAACCTAAGTTAGTAGAAGCTTTAATTAGTCCTTATGAAAAGGATTACTTTACCTCTGTTAAGACAGAGGATGTGACCTTACCAACTGGTGTTGATACTAAGGATATTGTGAAGGTCTCCATTACCAATGAAAACTTAGCAGCATTTCTAACCACTGCCATTGATGAAGTTCTTCCAAAAATGATGGACATCCTTGCTGAATCTGAACTTTATAGTGATGTACCAGAAATTAAGACAGAACTTGCAACAGCTAAAGAAGAATTGGCTGCCAGCAAAGAAGAGTTTTTAAATGATTTAGAGGCAAACAAGGATACTTTCAGTATTAACAAATTTGATCTTCTCTTCGGAATCAAGGATGGCGTTCAAAACTTCCAGTCTATTGATCTTGATATGAACTTCAATGATGCTGGTGAAACCCATGCTGTGAAGCTTCAAGGTCATATCTATGTGACCAATATCAATAAAGAGCCAGAATTTAAATATACTGTTCCTACAGAAGAGGAATCCATCTCTCTCTTCCAATTGATGGGGCTTTTCATGGGTGCCTATTAATCGTCAGAAATTCCATGTGTTCATTGTAAAAAGAGCATCGTACCTGATGCTCTTTTTACATAACTAGACTTCTAGAGAAGGTGAGTCTTGCATGTCTCATTTAAAGCAAAGGTGGGATCTGCTCCTATTTCTCATCTCCCTATTATTTTTATTACAGTGGGCTTTCCCTAGTGTCGCTGCAGATGATCCGTTCACATCTCCAGAGCTAAAAGAGCATATTAGCATCGAGGATCTAAAGTTTCAGCTCCAGCAAATGGAGAAGAAAGAACGCACCCTTGGGCAAAAAATCGCTGGGGTTGAAGAGCAAATAAAAGTACAAGAAATCAATCGACTGTCACAAAAGGAGCATGTTGACCAAATTCTGATCGCTTACTACACTGGGGAGCGAGATGATTTGCTCCAACTGTTGTTTGAAGCTGATGGTTTAAAAGAAGCTATCGCCATTTGGGAATATATGCAGGTGGTTTTTGAATATGATATGCATCAATTACTACGATATCAGGACACCTATGATAAGCTCTGTGAAAGCAAGCAGGAACTCCAATATTTCCAACAAGACTTACAGGCAATACATGACCATTATCAAGCACAGGAGCGTCTTCTAGCTGAGCTGGCAAGTATTTATGCAGACAAGTGGGAGCACTGGACAACAACCAAACGAAAAGAAGTCCTGATGGAGCAATTGTTAATCCATTGGAATGCAAGTGGGATACAATCATTCCATCAGTTCTTCCAAGCATTGGCTAGCTCCATGGAACAGCTGCCCGAGATGTTTAATGAGTCCAATCTGAAGCATTCACTTCTCAATTATGAGCTTACCATTACTGATCAAGAATTAAATGATTTTTTAAAGAAGAAGAATCCTTTATTTCAGAACCTGTCTTTTCGCTTTCAAGCTGGAGAACTAATTGTCCATGGAACTTATCAAGAATCAGTACTGTCGATGCGAGGCTATTATCATTTAGATTCGCCAAGTGAATTACAATTTACCATTAATGAGATGATCTATGATGGCTACTACCTTCCAAGCACAAGTATTGAGGAAATGGCTCAATTCTATGATTTAGGCTTCTATCCGCAACAGATTGTACCAAATGTGGAGATTACGCAGTTCTCCATGGAACAAGGCAAAATGGTGGTTCAGCTTTCACTCTCACTAAAAAAATAGTGTAGCCCTGAGCATAGGGACTACACTATTTTTCATTTCTCTACAGGAGGAGTACGGAGAAATTGAAACACATTTTCTCCAAGGCGTGAGTGGACATGTCCTCTCAGCTCTTCGTGGTATTTTTCTAATTGTGTAATTTGTTGTGCCGTTAATCCTTCTGCACCCTGATCTTTCACTACCTGTTCTAGAGGAAGGATGCGATAAATACGCTTACCATCCTGCCAATAACGATTCACATAGGTTGGGATGGCCTCTACTTGTTTAAAGATCACTTTTTGACTAGGATACTCTTTTTCAATGGTCAGATCAAAGATAAGACCTAAATCCTTATAATCTCCCCGTTGATCGGAAATGAAATTACCCAGGGAATAAATCACCACTCCTTGATGTTCTTTGCCTGCTTCATCCTCCCAAGTACGAATTTCAAACGGTTGAACCACATGAGGATGACTTCCATAAATAATATCCACCCCTGCTGCGAACAGCTGATCCACTAAGGTGACCTGTTGTACACTTGGTTCCCTCTGATACTCATTGCCGAAGTGAACGGCCATGGCAATAACATCAGCTCCTGCTTGCCTAGCTTTCACAATATCAGCCTTCATCTGCTCTAGGTCGATTAGATTGACTAGATAATCCTTCCCATTAGGAATGGGAATTCCATTGGTACCGTAGGTATAGGCAAAAAGAGCAATTGTGATGTTGTTTTTGGTTAAGAGCAAAGGCTCGTTCCGCTCTGCTTCAGACCGGAAGGTGCCTGTATATAAGAACCCCTGCTCATCAAGGCGATCTAGCGTTCGAAGCACACCCACCTCACGGCGATCCAAGGAGTGGTTATTGGCTGTTGTAATCACATTAAATCCAGCATTCTTCAAAGCAACTGCCAATTCTGCAGGAGAATTAAACTGCGGGTAACCTGTAAACCCCTTATCACTACCTGCAAGTGTGGTTTCTAAATTACCAAGCACCCAATCCCCCTCTGCAAAAATGGGGCTTACCTCCGTAAAATAGCTATCGAATTGATAGCCTGCCTCTGGAGAGATGAATGCAGCCTGTAGTTGATTATCATGAACCATGATATCCCCAACGGTTATCACACGAACAGAGGTTGTATAATGAATACTTTGGCGAAAGTCTTGCCATTCTCTTTGCAATCTCTCTTTACCTTTAGTAATTCCATCGAATATGCTACTCTCTTCAACTTGTGCTGGCTGCTCAGATTGAGCCATGGGTTCAGTCTGAGCAAGACCATATCCCACTGCAATACTAAGGAGGAAGGCAAAAAACAGCAGAAGCAAAAGAGGTGAAGAAGCTTTTCTCATTTTCACCATTCCTTTTTACTTTAGATTAAGGGGGAGAAGATAAGGGTTGATACGCTTTTCTAGTGCTAATGTCGTCTCAGGTCCATGACCTGGATAGACTTTCATATCAGCTGGCAGCTGTGTAAGAATCTTACCTAGGCTTCGTACCATCACTTCACCATCTCCACCTGGTAAATCAACTCTACCTACAGAGCCAGCAAAGAGCAAGTCACCACAAAAAAGCTGACCATCAATAACATAAGAAAGGCTTCCTGGTGAATGCCCTGGCGTATGAATCACTTCGATCTGAAAAGGAGAAATTTCAAGCTTTTTCTCCTCATGGAGGATGACATCGGCAGGAGGTGCCACAACAAGATCGACCGGCCAATGGAGTGATCCATTATGTTCTGGCTGATATAGCCATTCTGCTTCCAGATGGTGGATATAAACAGGCGCCTTCCTCTGCTTTAATACCTGCACTAATCCGCCAATATGATCAAAGTGAGCATGGGTTATGAGGATGGCTAATAGATCCCAAGGAGCTTTATCCAGCACCCGAAGGAGATCTTGGGAGTCCATTCCCGGATCAATAAGAAGAGCTGACTCTCCCTTTACAAGGAGATAGGCATTGGTATGCAGAGGACCACAGGGGTAGGTGAATACTTCCATCTAACTTACTCCTTTCTCTTAGAAAAAACCCATACTCCTGTGCACTGTTTGCAGAAGTATGGGTTTTACTCTCATGGGAGTTGTAGCATTCGTGCAAAAACCTGATTATCTAGCTTGATGGCTTGTGCAGCCGGATAGGTTTTTTCATATTGAGGTTCTGTAGTAAGTTTAGCTCCGTAGAACATCACATCCCGCACCGCATCCACACGAGCCTCTATACAAGTTAATTTAATGGGAACATCTTGCATACCATCTTCAAGGATGGTCGCTTTTGCTTCAATGGCATAGACTGTTGCTTGTGCAAATAACGTGAGGACAATATTGGGATCTTGTTTTATATTGGTCACAATTCGCGATTGCTGTGAAACTGCGAAACGAATCCTCTGTGCATCTACGGCTCGTACCCAGGAGATTGCACTCATTGAAGGAGTTCCATGTTCAAAATCCACAGTAGATAATAATACCATACGCTCTGCCTGTAAGCTCGTAATCAGATCCGCTGAAAGCTCATTGACGATCTGGTTAGTCATTCCAATCCCTCCAGTCAATGCTATTGTACAGGATGGAAATTGGGAAGGCAATGCTTCGACCCTTGGCTGGATTAGCGATTAAGCTTCATTAATTCTTTCAGCTCCTGTTGAATAGCCGCTAGTCTCTCATCAGGGATTACGGTTGCCTGGCTAGCTGAATCCCAATAAGCATCATTAGGGATGGTTTCGATTTTATCGCTGCCATAATCTTGGAAGGAGAAGGTGAGATCTTTGATTAATGAATTGGGAATATCACGTCGTACATGATCCCCAACAATATCCATGACAGAATAAATTTTGGTCATCCCGTCAAAACTGGATAGACGATCTACAAGGGCACGAATCACTGCTTGTTGACGTCCGTTACGATCGAAGTCGCTGGAGTTATCCCCATCATCACTTTGACGAAAACGTACAAAATCCAGAGCATTCTTACCATCCAAACGTTGTTGGCCCTCCTGGAGATTAATGGATGTTCCATCAGTAGGATCATGGTAGCGCATGTTACGATCCACATAGACATCCACTCCGCCCAATTGATCGATCACTTGCTTAAAGCCTTCAAAATCAATGGTAGCATAATAATCAATGGGGATTCCCAATTGATTAGATAATGTCTTTTTCACTAAGCTTGTGCCAGTCTCTGTAACCAATTCATGATTCCGTTCTGCACGTTTTTCCTCTAAATATCCTAAGGCAAAGACGCTATTAATTTTATGAACACCAGAATAGCCAGGTACCTCCACCTTCAAGTCACGTGGAAGTGAAAGAAGATGCACATTCTTCTCCTGCATATCAACAATGGCCAACATCATTACATCGGTATTCATCGTGCCTAAATCTGGTCGAGTATCCCGCCCAAGAATGATCATAGAGAAAGGACGATGCTTTCCTGCATCTTCATCTCCTGAAGCGAAGGAACCAGTTCCCACAGGTTCAGGTGCATATGTCTTGTCTAGGGTTTGATTCACTTTATTAATCGTAAAACCTGCCACACCAATAATGGAGGCTGCTAACAGAAGAAGGAGTGTAAGAAGGAGTCCTCTCTTCTTTCCCTTTTTCTTTCGATTGCGCCGTTCAATTATTGTTTGATCTTGATTTTGTTCTGACATGTTGCTTACCTCCTGCATATTTCCCTACCT
Coding sequences:
- a CDS encoding pyridoxamine 5'-phosphate oxidase family protein; translated protein: MTNQIVNELSADLITSLQAERMVLLSTVDFEHGTPSMSAISWVRAVDAQRIRFAVSQQSRIVTNIKQDPNIVLTLFAQATVYAIEAKATILEDGMQDVPIKLTCIEARVDAVRDVMFYGAKLTTEPQYEKTYPAAQAIKLDNQVFARMLQLP
- a CDS encoding MBL fold metallo-hydrolase gives rise to the protein MEVFTYPCGPLHTNAYLLVKGESALLIDPGMDSQDLLRVLDKAPWDLLAILITHAHFDHIGGLVQVLKQRKAPVYIHHLEAEWLYQPEHNGSLHWPVDLVVAPPADVILHEEKKLEISPFQIEVIHTPGHSPGSLSYVIDGQLFCGDLLFAGSVGRVDLPGGDGEVMVRSLGKILTQLPADMKVYPGHGPETTLALEKRINPYLLPLNLK
- a CDS encoding CapA family protein gives rise to the protein MRKASSPLLLLLFFAFLLSIAVGYGLAQTEPMAQSEQPAQVEESSIFDGITKGKERLQREWQDFRQSIHYTTSVRVITVGDIMVHDNQLQAAFISPEAGYQFDSYFTEVSPIFAEGDWVLGNLETTLAGSDKGFTGYPQFNSPAELAVALKNAGFNVITTANNHSLDRREVGVLRTLDRLDEQGFLYTGTFRSEAERNEPLLLTKNNITIALFAYTYGTNGIPIPNGKDYLVNLIDLEQMKADIVKARQAGADVIAMAVHFGNEYQREPSVQQVTLVDQLFAAGVDIIYGSHPHVVQPFEIRTWEDEAGKEHQGVVIYSLGNFISDQRGDYKDLGLIFDLTIEKEYPSQKVIFKQVEAIPTYVNRYWQDGKRIYRILPLEQVVKDQGAEGLTAQQITQLEKYHEELRGHVHSRLGENVFQFLRTPPVEK
- a CDS encoding coiled-coil domain-containing protein — protein: MSHLKQRWDLLLFLISLLFLLQWAFPSVAADDPFTSPELKEHISIEDLKFQLQQMEKKERTLGQKIAGVEEQIKVQEINRLSQKEHVDQILIAYYTGERDDLLQLLFEADGLKEAIAIWEYMQVVFEYDMHQLLRYQDTYDKLCESKQELQYFQQDLQAIHDHYQAQERLLAELASIYADKWEHWTTTKRKEVLMEQLLIHWNASGIQSFHQFFQALASSMEQLPEMFNESNLKHSLLNYELTITDQELNDFLKKKNPLFQNLSFRFQAGELIVHGTYQESVLSMRGYYHLDSPSELQFTINEMIYDGYYLPSTSIEEMAQFYDLGFYPQQIVPNVEITQFSMEQGKMVVQLSLSLKK
- a CDS encoding LCP family protein, which produces MSEQNQDQTIIERRNRKKKGKKRGLLLTLLLLLAASIIGVAGFTINKVNQTLDKTYAPEPVGTGSFASGDEDAGKHRPFSMIILGRDTRPDLGTMNTDVMMLAIVDMQEKNVHLLSLPRDLKVEVPGYSGVHKINSVFALGYLEEKRAERNHELVTETGTSLVKKTLSNQLGIPIDYYATIDFEGFKQVIDQLGGVDVYVDRNMRYHDPTDGTSINLQEGQQRLDGKNALDFVRFRQSDDGDNSSDFDRNGRQQAVIRALVDRLSSFDGMTKIYSVMDIVGDHVRRDIPNSLIKDLTFSFQDYGSDKIETIPNDAYWDSASQATVIPDERLAAIQQELKELMKLNR
- a CDS encoding class I SAM-dependent methyltransferase, which translates into the protein MENLERLLQDQINASPKKAISFSDWMEAALYHERWGYYQQQRVKIGKDGDFYTSPMVGDVFGRALALAIAEIGEKMFLDQRMTLVEVGGGNGRLACQILDALQGNPLYNRLTYTIVEQSPTHRQMIEDMVQRHEKRVHIIPSLTALSAFQGIVLSNELLDAFPVHWLQFTDEAWEEIYVRWDEERQRFIEVLYPIEDEQIHDWVQQEQVQAMVGQRMEVNLAMLQWQQQISQLLERGYLITIDYGLTREQLYLPQRKHGTLRAFKEHQLDDELLSQPGQKDITSHVNFSQWMERGEEHKLHTLRFMTQREFLLSAGILQLIPTIHEREDPFSSNYKQLRAIQQLILPGGMGDQFMVCVQGKGEVSNQLSIIRPFKFTLG